The Lichenihabitans psoromatis genome contains a region encoding:
- the rhuM gene encoding RhuM family protein → MPKAAAADQLEFELVRFAAEDQPQDFELDLRSETIWATPADMAALLKTPVATIVKHIEAVLAEGELNAETTVRAVRTASEGDAAAAAAERYNLDMILSVGYRANSKKATAFRQWASRTLRALMVDGFVLDQRRLRSDRETRDTLAARLRAIRAEETNIYESVRAFFAASADDYAADSDASKRFTTMLEDKFAYAVTGETPPDLILERADHDKLAMGLQRFDGAVPSMDEARIAQNYLDQHELFIVHTLCEQFLLLVQQHAARGHRMTMAELSRALDDLLRLNDYPVLTRHKDFHAARAIRHAQAEYARYILKAKNRPKAALT, encoded by the coding sequence ATGCCCAAAGCGGCGGCCGCCGACCAACTCGAATTCGAACTCGTCCGGTTCGCGGCCGAGGACCAGCCCCAGGATTTCGAGCTCGACCTGCGGAGCGAGACGATCTGGGCGACACCCGCCGATATGGCGGCGCTGTTGAAAACGCCGGTCGCCACCATCGTGAAACATATCGAAGCCGTGCTGGCCGAGGGCGAGTTGAACGCCGAAACCACAGTGCGCGCCGTGCGGACGGCCTCCGAAGGCGATGCTGCTGCCGCAGCGGCAGAGCGATACAACCTCGATATGATCCTATCGGTCGGCTATCGGGCCAATTCGAAGAAAGCCACGGCTTTTCGGCAATGGGCCAGCCGCACCTTGCGGGCGCTGATGGTCGATGGCTTCGTGCTGGATCAAAGGCGGCTGCGATCCGACCGGGAGACGCGCGACACGCTGGCGGCGCGGCTGCGGGCAATCCGCGCCGAGGAGACCAACATCTACGAGAGCGTGCGCGCCTTCTTCGCCGCGAGCGCAGACGATTATGCGGCCGACAGCGACGCCAGCAAACGCTTCACGACCATGCTCGAGGATAAATTCGCCTATGCGGTGACGGGCGAAACACCCCCCGACCTCATTCTCGAGCGTGCCGACCACGACAAACTCGCCATGGGTCTGCAGCGTTTCGATGGCGCGGTGCCGAGCATGGACGAGGCGCGAATCGCGCAAAACTACCTCGATCAGCACGAACTCTTCATCGTGCATACCTTATGCGAGCAGTTTCTTTTGCTGGTCCAGCAACACGCCGCGCGCGGCCATCGGATGACGATGGCAGAGCTATCGAGGGCGCTGGACGACCTTTTGCGCTTGAACGATTATCCGGTGCTCACTCGGCATAAGGATTTCCATGCCGCGCGGGCCATTCGCCACGCCCAGGCGGAATATGCCCGCTACATCCTCAAGGCGAAGAACCGCCCGAAAGCGGCTCTGACCTGA
- a CDS encoding lysine--tRNA ligase, with protein MPPDPIAALDDDFSAFVQTATAWPFEEARKLIARVKRTGQTEVLFETGYGPSGLPHIGTFGEVARTTMVRHAFRILTDDTIPTRLVAFSDDMDGLRKVPDNIPNRDAMLPFLGKPLTQVPDPFGTHESFGAHNNARLRSFLDQFGFDYSFVSSTQAYAAGEFDAALLLMLERYDAIMAIMLPSFREERAASYSPFLPIHPETGVVMQVALESHDAAAGTISWRDPVTNMLYVTPVTGGHCKLQWKPDWAMRWHALGVDYEMAGKDLIDSVKLSGRICRALGSEPPDGFNYELFLDEQGQKISKSKGNGLTIDDWLTYASPESLSLFMYAKPTAAKRLFFDVIPRAVDDYLTFLDAYPRQGWRERLGNPVWHIHSGNPPAPERLTADGGTSVSFVMLLNLVAVANTEDATVLWGFLRNYAPDASPETHPRLDRLVHYAVRYYRDFVRPAKQYRAADEVERSALQALSDMLGALPPGSGAEEIQTALYDIARPIPRYQDFKAKTATPERPGVSNDWFNMLYQVLLGEAKGPRFGSFAALYGLPETRALIGKALDGTLIEDHAAFLAERQTSSVP; from the coding sequence ATGCCCCCCGACCCGATCGCTGCCCTCGACGACGACTTTTCTGCCTTCGTGCAGACTGCCACTGCCTGGCCGTTCGAGGAAGCGCGCAAATTGATCGCGCGGGTCAAGCGCACCGGGCAGACCGAGGTTCTCTTCGAAACCGGCTACGGTCCATCGGGCCTGCCGCATATCGGCACCTTCGGCGAAGTGGCACGCACCACCATGGTGCGGCATGCGTTCCGCATCTTGACCGACGACACTATTCCGACGCGGCTGGTCGCCTTTTCGGACGATATGGACGGCCTGCGAAAGGTGCCGGACAACATCCCCAACCGCGACGCGATGCTGCCCTTTCTTGGCAAGCCGCTGACGCAGGTCCCCGATCCATTCGGCACACACGAGAGCTTCGGCGCGCACAACAATGCACGCCTGCGGAGCTTTCTCGACCAGTTCGGCTTCGACTATTCCTTCGTATCGTCGACGCAGGCTTATGCGGCCGGGGAGTTCGACGCCGCGCTTCTTCTGATGCTGGAGCGCTACGACGCCATCATGGCGATCATGCTCCCGAGCTTTCGCGAAGAGCGGGCCGCGAGCTATTCGCCGTTCCTGCCGATCCATCCGGAAACCGGCGTTGTCATGCAGGTTGCGCTCGAAAGCCACGATGCGGCTGCCGGAACGATCTCCTGGCGCGATCCCGTCACCAACATGCTCTATGTTACGCCCGTCACGGGCGGTCATTGCAAGCTGCAGTGGAAGCCCGATTGGGCGATGCGGTGGCATGCACTCGGCGTCGACTATGAAATGGCCGGCAAGGATCTCATCGACTCGGTGAAGCTCTCAGGCCGCATCTGTCGCGCGCTTGGCTCGGAGCCGCCGGACGGATTCAACTACGAGTTGTTCCTCGATGAACAAGGCCAGAAAATCTCGAAGTCGAAGGGCAACGGCCTCACGATCGACGATTGGCTGACCTATGCGTCGCCCGAAAGCCTATCGCTGTTCATGTATGCGAAGCCGACCGCCGCCAAGCGTTTGTTCTTCGACGTGATCCCGCGCGCCGTCGACGATTACCTGACCTTCCTCGACGCCTATCCCCGCCAGGGCTGGCGCGAGCGGCTTGGCAATCCTGTCTGGCACATTCATTCCGGAAATCCGCCCGCCCCTGAGCGGCTGACGGCCGATGGCGGCACCTCGGTGTCGTTCGTCATGCTGCTCAACCTCGTGGCGGTCGCCAATACCGAGGATGCGACGGTGCTGTGGGGCTTCCTCCGCAATTATGCGCCGGACGCCTCGCCCGAGACCCATCCGCGCCTCGATCGGCTGGTGCATTATGCGGTGCGCTACTATCGGGACTTCGTGCGGCCGGCCAAGCAATATCGCGCGGCCGACGAGGTCGAGCGGAGCGCTCTCCAGGCATTGTCCGACATGCTGGGCGCTCTGCCGCCGGGCAGCGGCGCCGAGGAGATCCAGACCGCACTTTACGACATCGCCCGCCCGATCCCGCGTTATCAGGACTTCAAAGCCAAGACCGCGACGCCGGAGCGGCCCGGCGTATCGAACGACTGGTTCAACATGCTGTATCAGGTGCTGCTCGGCGAGGCGAAAGGGCCGCGCTTCGGCTCCTTTGCGGCACTCTATGGCCTGCCCGAGACCCGCGCCCTCATCGGCAAGGCGCTCGACGGCACGTTGATCGAGGACCATGCGGCCTTCCTGGCCGAGCGCCAAACGTCGAGCGTTCCGTGA
- the hrcA gene encoding heat-inducible transcriptional repressor HrcA produces the protein MTTGTLASLNERSRDIFKHIVDSYLATGEPVGSRHLSRLLPRALSPASIRSVMQDLEQLGLVYAPHTSAGRLPTQTGLRFFVDAMLQVGDVGDEERRRIETEVRAASESRSFEDALGEASSLLSGLTRGAGVVVTSKDNDRIKHIEFLRLDAERALTILVGEDGNVENRVIATSPGLPASALVEAGNYLNARIRGRTLAEARTEIETERRAAETELDSITERLVDSGLASWAGLQGGSRQLIVRGQANLLEDLTAIEDLERIRLLFADLESKTDVIELLHRAESGEGVRIFIGSENKLFSLSGSSMIAAPFRDSTHRIIGVLGIIGPTRLNYARVVPMVDFTARVVSRVVGGG, from the coding sequence ACATCTTCAAACACATCGTCGATTCTTATCTGGCGACCGGTGAGCCCGTCGGCTCGCGACATCTCTCTCGTCTACTGCCGAGAGCGCTGTCGCCCGCCTCGATCCGCTCCGTGATGCAGGATCTGGAACAACTCGGGCTGGTCTATGCGCCGCATACGAGCGCCGGTCGGCTTCCGACCCAAACAGGCCTGCGCTTCTTCGTCGATGCGATGCTGCAAGTCGGCGACGTCGGCGACGAAGAACGGCGTCGCATCGAAACCGAGGTGCGGGCGGCGTCCGAGTCGCGCAGCTTTGAAGATGCGCTCGGCGAGGCGTCGAGCCTTCTGTCCGGACTGACGCGCGGCGCCGGCGTGGTCGTGACCAGCAAGGACAACGACCGGATCAAACATATCGAGTTTCTGCGCCTTGATGCCGAACGCGCGCTGACGATCCTGGTCGGCGAGGACGGCAATGTCGAGAACCGCGTGATCGCGACCTCGCCCGGCCTCCCCGCCTCCGCCTTGGTCGAAGCGGGAAATTATCTCAACGCCCGCATCCGGGGCCGCACTCTCGCCGAAGCCCGGACCGAGATCGAGACCGAACGCCGCGCTGCCGAAACCGAACTCGACTCTATCACCGAGCGGTTGGTCGATTCGGGGCTGGCAAGTTGGGCTGGACTGCAAGGGGGAAGCCGCCAGTTGATCGTGCGCGGGCAAGCCAATCTGTTGGAGGATCTGACCGCGATCGAGGATCTCGAGCGCATTCGGCTGCTGTTTGCCGATCTCGAAAGCAAGACCGATGTGATCGAGCTTTTGCACCGTGCCGAAAGCGGCGAAGGCGTACGGATTTTCATCGGCTCGGAGAATAAGCTGTTTTCCCTCTCCGGCTCATCGATGATCGCGGCGCCGTTCCGTGACAGCACGCATCGGATTATCGGCGTCCTCGGCATCATCGGGCCGACGCGTCTGAATTATGCCCGGGTTGTGCCCATGGTGGATTTCACGGCCCGCGTCGTCTCGCGCGTAGTCGGCGGCGGCTGA
- a CDS encoding SCO family protein gives MSRTGGLSRSPVVPIALLIGIVALGLAIWTVTMPQHVPLASSVGGDFALVDQNGKAVTRADFAGKPMIVFFGYTHCPDVCPTTLSDLTQMLNAYGTREPVSALFITVDPERDTPAVMKDYLSSFDSRISGLTGTPEAIRAVEKAYKVYAKKVPTKDGDYSMDHTAVVYVMDRDGRFVNALNLSQKPEAAAEEFRRDL, from the coding sequence ATGTCCCGCACCGGCGGCCTCTCCCGCTCCCCTGTCGTACCGATCGCCTTGCTGATCGGGATCGTGGCACTTGGCCTTGCGATATGGACCGTGACGATGCCGCAGCATGTGCCGCTTGCATCAAGCGTCGGCGGTGACTTCGCGCTGGTCGATCAAAACGGGAAGGCGGTCACGCGAGCCGATTTCGCAGGCAAGCCGATGATCGTGTTCTTCGGCTATACGCATTGCCCGGACGTCTGCCCGACGACCTTGTCGGATCTGACCCAAATGCTGAATGCCTATGGCACGAGAGAACCGGTCTCGGCCCTGTTCATCACGGTCGATCCGGAACGCGACACACCCGCCGTCATGAAAGACTATCTCTCGAGTTTCGATTCCCGCATATCCGGACTGACCGGCACCCCAGAGGCCATCAGGGCGGTCGAAAAGGCCTATAAGGTTTATGCCAAGAAGGTGCCGACGAAAGACGGTGACTATTCCATGGATCACACGGCAGTCGTCTATGTCATGGATCGGGACGGCCGCTTCGTGAATGCGTTAAACTTGAGCCAAAAGCCCGAGGCCGCCGCCGAAGAATTCAGGCGCGATCTCTGA
- a CDS encoding glycosyltransferase family 2 protein: protein MSDRDKLPIEIAFLVLYGIDRAILRRAAASAEDTDVSADRALLAEGAMSAQHFYELLAHHLGVAYMHKPLPISGDQHLDNAMRVEMVRLSPNPQGLDYVLAPRGAGLALVLGRLAQGRWRDHERMAITSPQRLAALIRLHHRRAIVTAASHGLPDWNETLSARAGWSRHQRLSASILGCAMMVGAWFWPEATLAALCLLFSLLFLAMVYVRLHATMWSFGTISDPQPRRTDSSLPIYTIVVPLYREARVVPDLVAALRRLDYPAARLDIKMVVETSDRDTIDALQTEHLPDRFEILIAPAGVPQTKPRALNVALQFTRGSFLVVYDAEDRPQPDQLRKAVDRFERSGDDLACVQARLAIDNSADSWITRVFTLEYAALFDVINPGLARLGLPIALGGTSNHFRVNALRRVNGWDAWNVTEDIDLGIRLARFGYRVDVLQSSTLEEAPYRLKAWLGQRCRWQKGWMVTLQTHSRNPARLFADLGLAGGSAIFAILCGTIASSLLGPVFVAGVLLQATFGPLLSPHTSADWAWTFLSALLIVSGIASVVLPIAVGIRRRRLFDTAIYVAMLPPYLLLLSYATWQALFEMMGRPHVWTKTEHGLAKNRVRPT from the coding sequence ATGAGCGATCGGGATAAGCTGCCGATCGAAATCGCGTTTCTGGTGCTTTATGGCATCGACCGCGCCATCCTGCGTCGTGCAGCCGCGAGCGCGGAAGACACCGATGTGTCGGCCGATCGGGCGTTGCTGGCCGAAGGCGCGATGTCGGCACAGCATTTCTACGAGTTGCTGGCCCATCATCTCGGCGTCGCCTACATGCATAAGCCTCTGCCGATCAGCGGCGACCAGCATCTCGACAATGCCATGCGGGTCGAAATGGTGCGGCTCTCTCCCAACCCGCAGGGGCTCGATTACGTGCTGGCGCCTCGAGGCGCGGGCCTCGCGCTCGTGCTCGGCCGACTGGCGCAAGGTCGTTGGCGAGACCACGAGCGCATGGCCATCACGTCACCGCAACGGCTTGCCGCGCTCATCCGATTGCATCATCGGCGAGCCATCGTCACGGCTGCGAGCCACGGGCTGCCGGATTGGAACGAGACCTTGTCGGCGCGTGCGGGCTGGAGCCGACACCAACGCCTTTCTGCCTCCATCCTCGGTTGCGCCATGATGGTCGGGGCGTGGTTCTGGCCCGAAGCGACGCTCGCTGCACTGTGTCTGCTGTTCTCGTTGCTGTTCCTTGCCATGGTCTATGTACGCTTGCACGCGACGATGTGGAGTTTCGGAACCATCTCGGATCCGCAACCCCGACGGACCGACAGCAGCCTGCCGATCTATACGATCGTGGTGCCGCTCTATCGCGAGGCGAGGGTCGTGCCCGACCTCGTCGCAGCGCTCCGGAGGCTCGACTATCCTGCCGCGCGTCTCGATATCAAGATGGTGGTCGAAACCAGCGACCGCGACACCATCGATGCACTGCAGACCGAGCATCTGCCGGATCGGTTCGAGATTCTCATTGCGCCGGCGGGCGTACCGCAGACCAAGCCCCGCGCCCTCAACGTCGCGCTGCAATTCACGCGCGGAAGCTTCCTGGTGGTCTATGATGCCGAGGATCGACCGCAGCCCGACCAGCTCCGCAAGGCGGTGGATCGATTTGAGCGCAGCGGCGACGACCTCGCCTGCGTGCAGGCCCGGCTCGCCATCGACAACAGCGCCGACAGCTGGATCACGCGTGTGTTTACCCTTGAATATGCGGCCTTGTTCGACGTGATCAATCCGGGGCTGGCCCGGCTCGGGTTGCCGATCGCGCTCGGCGGAACGTCGAACCATTTTCGGGTAAACGCCCTGCGTCGCGTCAACGGGTGGGATGCCTGGAACGTGACCGAGGATATCGATCTCGGCATTCGCCTGGCCCGCTTCGGCTATCGGGTCGACGTGCTCCAATCGTCCACCTTGGAAGAAGCGCCCTATCGGCTCAAAGCGTGGTTGGGGCAGCGGTGCCGCTGGCAGAAAGGCTGGATGGTAACGCTCCAGACCCATAGCCGTAATCCGGCACGCCTGTTCGCAGACCTTGGGCTGGCCGGCGGTTCTGCGATCTTCGCGATCCTCTGCGGCACGATCGCGAGTTCGCTGCTCGGCCCGGTTTTCGTGGCGGGCGTGTTGCTGCAGGCGACGTTCGGGCCGCTGTTGTCGCCGCATACCAGCGCCGATTGGGCTTGGACCTTTCTGTCGGCCCTCTTGATCGTCTCGGGCATCGCCAGTGTGGTCCTGCCCATCGCGGTCGGGATCAGACGCCGCCGCCTGTTCGACACGGCCATCTATGTGGCGATGCTGCCGCCCTATCTACTGCTGTTGAGCTATGCGACATGGCAGGCGTTGTTCGAGATGATGGGCCGTCCGCATGTGTGGACCAAGACGGAGCATGGCTTGGCCAAGAATCGCGTGCGGCCGACATGA
- a CDS encoding transporter substrate-binding domain-containing protein → MKIVYVTSGVVLLGLMAASGGARASDGLVVVPSFVDPQHHIEKPSMDPAQTIQFLTSDDYPPFNFTAPDGSLAGFNIDLAHAVCDELKVTCTIQARGWETLVPALDAHAGDAVVASIAITAKTRETVDFSMPVTRTPARFAGRTGHVPTSVLPETVGSLRIGVQTATAHAAYLAAFFPLANVKTFTDPDSLRAALKVGEIDLMFADGVSTALWLNGTAASGCCTFAGGAFTESRYFGEGSGIAVRKGDAPLRQALDYALERLSQRGVIGDLYLKYFPIGYY, encoded by the coding sequence GTGAAGATTGTTTACGTTACGTCAGGCGTGGTTCTGCTGGGCTTGATGGCGGCAAGTGGAGGCGCGCGCGCATCGGACGGCTTGGTCGTCGTGCCGAGCTTCGTCGACCCGCAGCATCATATCGAAAAGCCCAGCATGGATCCGGCTCAGACCATTCAGTTTCTGACCAGCGACGATTACCCGCCCTTTAACTTCACCGCGCCCGACGGGTCGCTGGCAGGGTTTAACATCGATCTCGCGCATGCGGTCTGCGATGAGTTGAAGGTCACCTGCACGATTCAGGCGCGTGGATGGGAGACTCTGGTCCCGGCGCTCGACGCCCATGCCGGCGACGCCGTGGTGGCCTCGATCGCGATCACGGCCAAGACCCGCGAGACGGTCGATTTTTCCATGCCGGTGACACGCACTCCGGCCCGGTTCGCCGGCAGAACCGGGCATGTGCCAACCTCCGTTCTGCCAGAGACGGTGGGGTCGCTTCGCATCGGGGTGCAGACCGCCACCGCCCATGCGGCCTATCTTGCGGCGTTTTTCCCGCTCGCCAACGTGAAGACATTCACGGATCCCGACTCACTCCGGGCCGCGCTCAAGGTCGGCGAGATCGATCTGATGTTCGCCGACGGGGTATCGACGGCTCTCTGGCTGAACGGCACGGCGGCGTCGGGCTGTTGCACTTTCGCAGGCGGGGCGTTCACCGAAAGCCGCTACTTCGGCGAAGGCAGCGGCATCGCGGTTCGAAAAGGGGATGCGCCGCTTCGGCAGGCCCTCGACTACGCGCTTGAGCGGCTGTCTCAACGCGGCGTGATCGGCGATCTCTATCTCAAATATTTTCCGATTGGATACTATTGA